A single genomic interval of Syntrophus gentianae harbors:
- the ltrA gene encoding group II intron reverse transcriptase/maturase, translated as MKSAKSFDISKHLVWEAYRDVKAKGGAAGVDKESIEAFEVNLKDNLYRLWNRMSSGSYFPPPVRAVPIPKKTGGTRILGVPTVSDRIAQAVGKKVLEPILDPIFDEDSFGYRPGKSAHDAIAKTRQRCWRYDWVVEFDIKGLFDNIDHELLMRALRHHCKSRWVLLYVERWLKVPLQQSDGTLIQRNMGTPQGGVVSPILANLFLHYAFDAWVRRTMPHIPFCRYADDGLLHCKSRRQAEWVMARITRRFKECGLEIHPEKSRIVYCKDANRSEEHEAISFDFLGFTFRPRRCVSESHGIHPNFLPAISRLSLKAINREIRSWHIQLKNDKTLDDLSNMFNSKIRGWFAYYGRFYPSEMRRIWRNINGYLVRWVRRKYKRFACHKRRAWCYLRQLAQGNPRLFIHWELGCMP; from the coding sequence GTGAAATCAGCAAAGTCATTTGACATATCCAAACACTTGGTATGGGAAGCCTACCGGGATGTGAAAGCCAAAGGAGGTGCAGCAGGGGTAGACAAGGAATCGATTGAGGCGTTCGAGGTTAATCTAAAGGATAATCTGTATCGCTTGTGGAATCGAATGTCATCGGGAAGTTACTTTCCCCCTCCGGTCAGGGCCGTACCGATCCCAAAGAAAACGGGAGGAACGCGGATACTGGGCGTTCCGACGGTTTCGGATCGGATTGCTCAGGCGGTTGGGAAGAAAGTGCTGGAACCGATCCTTGATCCCATATTTGATGAGGATTCCTTTGGATACCGGCCTGGAAAGTCTGCGCATGACGCTATTGCCAAAACTCGTCAGCGTTGCTGGCGTTACGACTGGGTTGTCGAGTTTGACATCAAGGGACTGTTTGATAATATTGACCATGAACTCTTGATGCGAGCGCTACGCCATCATTGCAAAAGTCGGTGGGTGCTGCTTTATGTGGAACGCTGGTTGAAAGTGCCGCTGCAACAAAGTGATGGCACACTCATTCAGCGGAATATGGGCACCCCCCAAGGTGGAGTGGTCAGTCCGATTCTGGCAAATCTTTTCTTGCATTATGCGTTTGATGCCTGGGTCCGGCGAACGATGCCACATATACCATTTTGCCGCTATGCGGATGATGGGTTACTCCATTGTAAGAGCAGGCGACAGGCCGAATGGGTGATGGCACGGATAACCAGACGCTTCAAGGAGTGTGGGCTTGAGATCCATCCGGAGAAATCCCGGATTGTATACTGCAAGGATGCGAATCGCTCTGAAGAGCATGAAGCGATCAGTTTCGATTTTTTGGGCTTCACGTTTCGCCCACGGCGGTGTGTATCCGAAAGTCATGGTATCCATCCGAATTTTCTTCCGGCAATCAGCCGATTATCTCTGAAAGCCATCAACCGGGAAATTCGCAGTTGGCATATTCAGTTGAAGAACGACAAAACACTTGATGATTTGTCGAATATGTTCAACTCGAAGATTCGTGGTTGGTTCGCTTATTACGGTCGATTCTATCCATCCGAGATGCGCCGGATTTGGCGGAACATCAACGGCTATCTGGTTCGCTGGGTGCGACGTAAATACAAACGTTTTGCCTGCCACAAGAGGCGGGCATGGTGTTATTTGCGTCAACTCGCCCAGGGAAATCCAAGGCTTTTCATTCACTGGGAGCTTGGATGCATGCCATAA
- a CDS encoding transposase, giving the protein MHILAVPARNVSLSRCIGRTNLLYTQHVNLKYKRSGRLWQNRFFSTIIDTESYLWAVARYIEQNPVKNRRWLRVRRTISGRVAEPMLGDKKTDWLQVKGA; this is encoded by the coding sequence ATGCATATCCTGGCCGTTCCAGCCAGGAATGTGTCATTGTCCCGCTGCATCGGCAGGACAAATCTTCTGTACACACAGCACGTCAACCTGAAATACAAACGTAGCGGTCGATTGTGGCAGAACCGATTCTTTTCGACTATTATTGATACGGAATCCTATTTATGGGCAGTGGCAAGATACATTGAGCAAAATCCTGTAAAAAATAGGCGCTGGTTACGCGTCCGGAGAACTATTTCTGGTCGAGTTGCCGAGCCAATGTTAGGGGACAAGAAGACGGATTGGTTACAAGTGAAGGGTGCTTGA
- the gspD gene encoding type II secretion system secretin GspD, which yields MIKWDLLRKCLAGIFLFLFFLPLSGCMNQPRWQQPVTLERSAGSDKQGGAGGSMGPEAAVERQPVEEIEISPFERKTPEKKLPPLVQPIDARRITMVDTPVMINAEKMPLSDFIIYALGETLKVAFVMDEKMLNNKKPITLRMPQPMPPDKALEMIMGMLEKYGYYLDEKAGALYVLEKQPEPREPRSPVDIRVGTTTVNSPAEILQVVPLRHVRPGDVEPLIKDLFKSGVQVKPYRRENVLVLHGRAAQMKPVMEFIETFDVPYFQKKKIFLLRLTYWQTDEFIAQLKSIMEGLGFTVAKTSKEPGPLFMPIKQLNAVLVIAPDDTTARNILRWKEKLDAPEAAGTEFKAYTFIPKYSLASELVESIQKLYGSMPASPSKPAVQPQSGPQSGSQVKATGGRKDSSFETTGLKMSADDRKNMIIILSTPDVYRNLLNLLQTLDVPARQVLIEATIVSLKLTDELKYGVEWLLKNTWNGDAYTLGTWKNLGSALRTDPVGLSYSFLSASGQFRALVTAYALANKANILSTPRLMVLDNMEATIQIGQDVPTVTGQITDVSGTSTSTTSVAQSIQYRSTGIMLKVKPTINTEGLLTLEISQEVSKVEGTGVGDSPIITTRKINTSVVAAHGQTIVLGGLMEETTSLTENKVPLLGDIPFIGNLFKTTGKTKDKTELLVLVTPTILTNSDEATKVSEQLRDELKWIK from the coding sequence ATGATTAAATGGGACCTGCTGCGAAAATGTCTGGCCGGGATTTTCCTCTTTCTGTTTTTCCTGCCGTTGAGCGGCTGCATGAATCAACCCCGCTGGCAACAGCCGGTTACATTGGAGCGTTCGGCAGGCTCAGACAAGCAGGGTGGGGCCGGTGGAAGCATGGGTCCGGAAGCGGCGGTCGAAAGGCAACCTGTTGAAGAAATCGAAATTTCGCCCTTTGAGAGGAAAACGCCGGAGAAAAAACTGCCGCCTCTCGTTCAGCCCATTGATGCGCGCCGGATAACCATGGTCGATACACCGGTCATGATCAATGCCGAGAAGATGCCCCTCTCCGATTTCATCATCTATGCCCTGGGGGAAACACTGAAGGTTGCCTTCGTGATGGATGAGAAGATGCTGAACAACAAAAAACCGATCACCCTCCGGATGCCTCAGCCCATGCCGCCTGACAAGGCGCTGGAAATGATCATGGGGATGCTGGAAAAATATGGGTATTATCTCGATGAGAAAGCCGGCGCCCTCTATGTTTTGGAAAAACAACCTGAACCCAGAGAACCCAGGTCGCCTGTGGATATCCGGGTGGGTACGACAACGGTGAACAGTCCGGCCGAAATCTTACAGGTTGTTCCCCTTCGCCATGTCCGTCCCGGCGACGTGGAACCCCTCATCAAGGATCTCTTCAAGTCCGGCGTACAGGTTAAACCTTATCGCCGGGAAAATGTCCTCGTCCTCCATGGCCGGGCGGCACAGATGAAGCCGGTTATGGAGTTTATCGAGACCTTTGATGTTCCTTATTTTCAAAAGAAGAAAATCTTTCTTCTCCGATTGACCTACTGGCAGACCGATGAATTTATCGCCCAGTTGAAAAGCATCATGGAAGGTCTCGGGTTTACCGTTGCAAAAACGTCGAAGGAGCCGGGCCCGCTCTTTATGCCCATAAAACAGTTGAACGCCGTACTGGTCATTGCTCCGGATGATACCACCGCCCGAAATATCCTGAGGTGGAAGGAAAAACTGGATGCCCCGGAAGCAGCCGGAACGGAGTTCAAGGCCTACACCTTTATCCCGAAATATTCCCTGGCCTCCGAACTGGTCGAGTCCATCCAGAAACTCTACGGTTCGATGCCGGCTTCCCCAAGCAAGCCGGCAGTCCAGCCCCAAAGCGGGCCTCAATCGGGATCCCAGGTAAAAGCCACGGGAGGGAGAAAGGACAGTTCCTTTGAAACCACCGGACTGAAAATGTCGGCGGATGATCGAAAAAACATGATCATTATCCTCAGCACGCCCGACGTCTATCGAAATCTCCTGAATCTTCTTCAGACATTGGATGTTCCCGCCCGGCAGGTTCTTATCGAAGCAACCATTGTCTCATTGAAACTCACGGATGAGTTGAAATACGGTGTGGAATGGCTCCTCAAGAATACCTGGAACGGTGACGCTTACACGCTGGGTACCTGGAAAAATCTTGGTTCAGCTCTCAGAACGGATCCGGTGGGATTGTCGTACTCATTCCTGAGCGCCTCCGGACAATTTCGGGCCTTGGTCACCGCTTATGCCCTGGCGAACAAGGCCAACATCCTATCCACGCCGCGCCTGATGGTTCTCGATAACATGGAAGCCACCATTCAGATCGGTCAGGATGTGCCGACGGTAACGGGGCAGATTACCGATGTCAGCGGAACTTCGACCAGTACGACCAGCGTCGCCCAGAGCATCCAGTATCGGAGTACGGGAATCATGCTCAAGGTCAAGCCGACCATCAACACGGAGGGCCTGCTGACCCTTGAGATCAGCCAGGAAGTCTCCAAGGTTGAAGGCACGGGTGTCGGCGATTCTCCCATCATTACAACCAGGAAAATCAATACGTCCGTTGTCGCCGCTCACGGACAGACGATCGTCCTGGGAGGGCTCATGGAAGAAACGACGAGCCTCACCGAGAACAAGGTGCCCCTCCTGGGCGATATCCCCTTCATCGGTAACCTGTTCAAAACCACGGGAAAAACGAAGGACAAAACGGAACTCCTCGTGCTGGTGACCCCCACGATTCTCACGAACTCTGATGAAGCAACCAAAGTGTCCGAGCAACTCCGGGACGAGTTAAAGTGGATCAAATGA
- a CDS encoding lytic transglycosylase domain-containing protein: MKKQSNWEGKVMINFLSVLSVRMFVLGMALLFPMTVLAADLYTFQDEEGLAYITNIPGPGRRKYHPSMARLRAKKKTVIPQKIKDASGGNRDYAEAILSACERFSVDPLLVRAVIKAESNFDPEALSPKGAIGLMQLMPKTAREMGVSDPFNPVENIHGGVGYLSQLLNTLNGDVPLALAAYNAGPHRVMSYNGIPPFRETRNYIERVMGYYEHFKGKDAL; encoded by the coding sequence ATGAAGAAACAGTCCAATTGGGAGGGTAAGGTCATGATCAATTTCCTCTCTGTGCTGTCAGTCAGGATGTTCGTCCTGGGAATGGCCCTCCTGTTCCCCATGACCGTTCTTGCTGCTGACCTCTATACCTTCCAGGATGAGGAAGGATTGGCTTATATCACCAATATCCCCGGCCCGGGCCGTCGCAAGTATCACCCCTCCATGGCAAGATTGCGGGCGAAGAAGAAAACGGTCATTCCGCAAAAGATCAAGGATGCATCCGGCGGCAATCGGGATTATGCCGAGGCGATTCTGTCCGCCTGTGAACGGTTTTCCGTTGATCCCCTCCTGGTCCGGGCCGTGATCAAAGCGGAATCCAACTTTGATCCTGAAGCCCTGTCCCCCAAAGGAGCGATCGGACTGATGCAGCTGATGCCGAAAACAGCCCGAGAAATGGGAGTATCCGACCCTTTCAATCCTGTTGAAAATATTCATGGCGGCGTCGGCTATTTAAGTCAACTGCTCAACACCCTGAACGGCGATGTCCCCCTGGCGCTTGCCGCGTATAATGCCGGTCCACACCGGGTGATGAGCTATAACGGTATTCCTCCCTTCCGGGAAACACGGAATTATATCGAGAGGGTAATGGGTTACTACGAGCATTTCAAAGGGAAGGATGCACTATGA
- a CDS encoding general secretion pathway protein GspK: MQPIKLCSNCRGSATIMMVFMVTVILTVGLGFNWLVKEHLKASEGLKNKAEAILTARSACDTLIYLLLKGRVMPQEVTLSGMEDLTLLKALPLDNSPVSLSEGVTVRIQDSNGLISLTTVNSVAMQRLISQVLQSDSASVPVASLQDWTDQDDLVRLNGAESSYYRNNRSYPPRNYALQYMDELSFVRGITPEGYERLRPYLTLLPATGFNPNTAPDEVLMAFLDISQETLKRIKDYKAEQGAITEGALQMLTGRMMAKNKNTVYFKPSLFMDISVSAGQPKSMYAIKAGLSLQQSNIAPYSILYWQEE, encoded by the coding sequence ATGCAACCTATCAAGCTCTGCAGTAATTGTCGGGGTTCGGCCACCATCATGATGGTTTTTATGGTGACGGTCATTCTGACGGTAGGGCTGGGGTTCAACTGGCTCGTCAAGGAACACCTCAAGGCGTCCGAGGGCTTGAAAAACAAGGCGGAGGCCATTTTAACGGCGCGGTCGGCCTGTGACACGCTGATTTACCTCCTCCTCAAAGGGCGCGTGATGCCGCAGGAGGTAACGCTTTCGGGCATGGAGGATCTGACCCTGCTGAAAGCGCTGCCGCTGGATAATTCTCCGGTTTCGTTATCGGAAGGGGTAACCGTCCGAATTCAGGACAGCAACGGGTTAATCTCCTTGACAACAGTTAATTCGGTGGCCATGCAGCGGCTGATTTCGCAGGTCCTGCAGAGTGACAGCGCATCGGTCCCGGTGGCCAGTCTGCAGGATTGGACCGATCAGGACGATCTTGTCCGTCTGAACGGAGCGGAATCCTCATACTACAGGAACAATCGCAGTTATCCGCCCCGGAATTACGCCCTCCAGTACATGGACGAACTGAGCTTTGTTCGGGGTATAACGCCGGAAGGGTATGAAAGGCTCCGTCCTTATCTTACCCTGCTCCCGGCGACGGGCTTTAACCCGAACACCGCACCCGATGAGGTGTTGATGGCCTTCCTGGATATCAGTCAGGAGACACTGAAAAGGATAAAGGATTACAAGGCTGAACAGGGGGCGATTACCGAGGGGGCGCTTCAGATGCTGACCGGGCGCATGATGGCTAAAAACAAGAATACGGTGTATTTTAAACCCTCCCTCTTCATGGATATATCAGTCAGCGCCGGTCAGCCGAAGAGCATGTACGCCATCAAGGCGGGGTTGAGTCTGCAGCAGAGCAATATCGCACCATACAGCATCCTCTACTGGCAGGAGGAATAG
- a CDS encoding PulJ/GspJ family protein codes for MKNHPKGYTLIEVIVATAIFTTMVLLAGMAINQGLQQYRSLMEKGLDFWDYARIIWIEKSFNSTTDYYVQTRSDGWFPYFRGSGDGVSYVSLAPFAGELPVVVWLRKEKDQQGRLSLTYYELPVYTKTFDEIEKDYLYGRYREGQGVRMLEDADSIALSYYGYDSARRRYAWFDYFEGSRMKRLPALVRISYRQGDSSGNMIFNLYVNSLMKTNYNATYQALQ; via the coding sequence ATGAAAAATCATCCTAAAGGCTATACCCTGATCGAAGTCATCGTGGCGACCGCCATCTTTACCACAATGGTCCTGCTGGCCGGCATGGCGATCAATCAGGGCCTTCAGCAGTATCGCAGCCTCATGGAAAAGGGGTTGGATTTCTGGGATTATGCACGGATCATCTGGATCGAAAAGAGCTTCAACTCAACGACCGACTATTATGTGCAGACTCGAAGTGACGGATGGTTTCCCTACTTCCGGGGCAGCGGAGACGGTGTCTCTTATGTGTCTCTTGCCCCCTTTGCCGGGGAACTGCCCGTCGTCGTCTGGCTGAGAAAGGAAAAAGATCAGCAGGGACGATTGTCATTGACCTACTATGAACTGCCGGTTTATACAAAAACATTCGATGAGATTGAGAAGGATTATCTTTATGGCCGTTACAGGGAGGGGCAGGGCGTCCGGATGCTGGAGGATGCGGACAGCATCGCCTTATCCTACTACGGCTATGACTCCGCCAGGCGCAGATACGCATGGTTCGATTATTTTGAAGGAAGCAGGATGAAACGGCTTCCCGCCCTGGTCCGGATCTCCTATCGCCAGGGGGATTCCTCGGGCAATATGATCTTTAACCTTTATGTGAACTCCCTGATGAAAACGAATTATAATGCAACCTATCAAGCTCTGCAGTAA
- a CDS encoding type II secretion system protein, with translation MVGEFPIRQKGFTLIEILVVMVILFVMLSMVLPISFDMVGRYKAALRAQEVMLYVSGLRRDSFLYSERHLLKSARNVLTVDGKEIPFDDAQITVADPIYFFSNGTTSSGRIEITVDDEHYLLHVRAPFGSLDLEPVEETA, from the coding sequence ATGGTTGGCGAATTTCCGATACGGCAAAAGGGCTTCACCCTGATCGAGATCCTGGTGGTCATGGTGATTCTCTTTGTGATGCTTTCGATGGTCCTGCCGATATCTTTCGACATGGTAGGCCGATACAAGGCCGCCCTCCGCGCCCAGGAGGTCATGCTGTACGTGTCCGGGCTGCGGCGGGACTCTTTCCTGTACAGTGAAAGGCATCTCCTGAAATCCGCGAGAAACGTGCTGACCGTGGATGGGAAGGAGATTCCCTTTGATGACGCCCAGATCACCGTTGCGGACCCGATCTACTTTTTCAGCAACGGGACGACTTCCAGCGGGCGGATCGAAATTACCGTGGACGATGAGCATTATCTGCTTCACGTCAGGGCGCCCTTCGGGTCCCTGGACCTGGAACCGGTGGAAGAGACGGCATGA
- a CDS encoding type II secretion system F family protein has product MEFAYTYLDSTGQENRGSLMAGNRAEALAKLRARGLTVTNLVEKASKEQRRFVLRKKIKSQDIYSISRELSTLLRSGIRIDRALELLRNGAKKQEMKELLTAVLQEIKAGGNVAHAFEKTDSFSPFLVSMIQVNEAAGNLQSAFENIAQYLKFQISFRAEIRNAMTYPIFLIFACILTFLAIFQFVVPRFFSIFGSNLETLPLPARVLYTLSGWINFKSLGIVLGLAGIVLLVRRLYPTRIKLPNLSARLILLPGVRTLIINLELSRFCYSMHSMLLSGVEFLRALRLSISLIQNVSFRNAMMPLVGRVKEGRKISDVFAEVPFLPDIVPNMVRVGEESSSLKEVFLELYAMFDERFKNSVKRLLTLVEPVIIIVMGLVVGFIVITLILTVMSVSSIKL; this is encoded by the coding sequence ATGGAATTTGCCTATACTTACCTGGATTCTACCGGACAGGAAAACCGGGGCTCCCTGATGGCAGGAAATCGCGCCGAGGCCTTGGCCAAACTGAGGGCCCGGGGACTGACGGTTACGAATCTGGTCGAAAAGGCGAGTAAAGAGCAACGTCGGTTTGTCCTGCGCAAGAAAATTAAGTCGCAGGATATTTACAGTATTTCCAGGGAACTGAGCACCCTGCTGCGTTCGGGCATCCGGATCGACCGCGCCCTGGAGCTGCTGCGGAATGGGGCAAAAAAACAGGAAATGAAAGAGCTGCTCACTGCGGTGCTGCAGGAAATCAAAGCCGGGGGAAATGTAGCTCATGCCTTTGAAAAGACGGATTCTTTCAGCCCCTTTCTGGTGAGCATGATTCAAGTCAACGAAGCCGCCGGCAATCTGCAGTCAGCCTTCGAAAATATTGCCCAGTACCTGAAATTCCAGATTTCCTTCCGGGCGGAAATCCGGAACGCCATGACCTATCCCATCTTCCTCATCTTCGCCTGCATCCTGACCTTTCTGGCCATCTTCCAGTTTGTCGTTCCCCGGTTTTTCAGCATCTTCGGCTCCAATCTGGAAACGCTGCCCCTGCCGGCCCGGGTGCTCTACACCTTGAGCGGGTGGATCAACTTCAAGTCTCTGGGCATCGTTCTGGGTCTGGCGGGCATTGTCCTCCTGGTTCGCCGGCTTTATCCAACGCGAATCAAGTTGCCGAATCTGTCCGCCCGCCTGATCCTTCTGCCGGGGGTGCGGACGCTGATCATCAATCTGGAACTTTCCCGGTTCTGCTACTCCATGCATTCCATGCTTCTCAGCGGGGTGGAATTTCTCCGGGCATTGAGACTCTCCATCTCCCTGATCCAGAACGTTTCCTTTCGAAATGCCATGATGCCCCTCGTTGGACGGGTCAAGGAGGGGCGAAAGATTTCCGATGTCTTTGCAGAAGTTCCCTTCCTGCCGGATATCGTGCCGAATATGGTCCGGGTGGGCGAGGAGAGTTCCAGCCTGAAGGAAGTCTTTTTGGAACTCTACGCGATGTTTGACGAACGCTTCAAGAACAGCGTCAAGCGCCTGCTGACCCTTGTGGAACCGGTGATCATTATCGTGATGGGACTTGTCGTCGGTTTTATCGTTATTACGCTGATCCTGACCGTCATGAGCGTCAGCAGCATCAAACTTTGA
- a CDS encoding GspE/PulE family protein produces MSLSQFLKETYRLPDEDLDKARKLQQDLGGDIGQLLVQVGAITDGQRLEGLSSYLKIPQFAGQWQIDEALVAYLNERLDYNFLLKNRFLPLSIDHERKILFAVTSDPFNYSMPDYVVKNLGYAVQLSLASEKTVEDLAKGYLDGQERDFVSLTVEEDAEKLKEMAFEAPVIKFLNGLLNKAVEMRASDIHIESSEKRYRVRFRIDGILHDIDVLEEAFYLAVVSRIKLLAELDIAEKRLPQDGKFTTRIASLFLDIRVSTLPTVSGEGVVLRLLYREKVSLDLDYLGLDPDHKDLAVKLISSSYGMLLVTGPTGSGKTTTLYSMLTRLNAPDRKIITIEDPVEYQLQGINQIQVRSDIGLNFAAALRSILRHDPDIVMVGEIRDRETAEISVSSALTGHLVLSTLHTNDAPSSLFRLVEMGIEDYLLNAAILGVMAQRILRRNCPFCSRPDPAAEPLLREYALHEIAEKYPHLLEEGIKLQRGEGCPQCGGTGYRGRIAIFELFEYTEDLKEIFLKKMSLEALRTVLRERPSFRYLREDGILKVARGQTTLDEVLRVC; encoded by the coding sequence ATGTCTCTCTCGCAATTCTTGAAAGAGACCTATCGTCTCCCGGACGAAGATCTGGACAAGGCCCGAAAACTTCAACAGGACCTGGGGGGGGATATCGGCCAGCTCCTGGTGCAGGTCGGCGCAATTACCGACGGTCAGCGTCTGGAGGGACTGTCGTCTTATCTGAAAATTCCCCAGTTTGCCGGCCAATGGCAGATCGATGAGGCGTTGGTCGCCTATCTGAATGAACGCCTCGATTACAACTTCCTCCTCAAAAATCGCTTTCTTCCCCTGTCCATAGATCACGAACGGAAAATCCTTTTCGCCGTTACCAGCGATCCCTTTAACTACTCCATGCCCGATTACGTGGTGAAAAATCTCGGCTATGCCGTCCAACTGTCCCTTGCCTCGGAAAAGACCGTTGAAGATCTGGCGAAGGGCTATTTGGACGGACAGGAACGGGACTTCGTATCTCTGACCGTTGAAGAGGACGCGGAAAAACTCAAGGAAATGGCCTTCGAGGCGCCGGTGATCAAATTCCTCAATGGCCTGCTGAACAAGGCCGTGGAGATGAGGGCCTCCGATATTCATATCGAATCCTCGGAGAAGAGATACCGGGTCCGATTCCGTATTGACGGGATTCTCCATGATATCGATGTTCTGGAGGAAGCATTCTATCTGGCCGTCGTTTCGCGCATCAAGCTCCTTGCGGAACTGGATATAGCGGAAAAGAGACTTCCGCAGGATGGAAAATTCACCACGCGGATTGCCTCGCTCTTCCTCGATATTCGCGTATCCACGCTGCCCACCGTCAGCGGAGAAGGCGTGGTCCTGCGACTCCTCTACCGGGAGAAGGTTTCTCTGGATCTGGATTATCTGGGACTCGATCCGGACCACAAGGACCTTGCCGTCAAGCTGATCTCCTCATCCTACGGGATGCTGCTCGTGACCGGTCCGACAGGATCCGGGAAGACCACAACCCTCTATTCCATGCTGACACGCCTGAATGCTCCAGACCGCAAAATCATAACCATCGAGGACCCGGTGGAATACCAGCTGCAGGGGATCAATCAGATCCAGGTCCGCAGTGATATCGGGTTGAATTTTGCGGCCGCTCTGCGTTCCATCCTCCGCCATGATCCGGACATTGTCATGGTCGGCGAAATCCGCGATCGGGAGACAGCGGAAATTTCCGTTTCGTCAGCCCTGACGGGGCATCTGGTCCTTTCCACCCTCCATACCAACGACGCACCCAGCAGCCTCTTCCGTCTGGTCGAGATGGGAATTGAAGATTATCTTTTAAACGCCGCCATCCTCGGGGTCATGGCGCAGCGGATCCTGAGACGAAACTGCCCGTTCTGCAGTCGACCGGACCCGGCGGCTGAACCGCTGCTGCGGGAGTACGCCCTTCATGAGATCGCCGAAAAGTACCCCCATCTTCTCGAGGAAGGAATAAAACTGCAACGGGGAGAGGGCTGTCCTCAGTGCGGGGGGACGGGTTACCGGGGCAGGATTGCCATTTTTGAACTCTTTGAATATACGGAGGATCTCAAGGAAATCTTTTTAAAGAAGATGTCCCTGGAAGCGCTGAGAACGGTCCTGCGGGAACGGCCTTCTTTCCGTTACCTCCGGGAAGACGGTATCCTGAAGGTTGCCCGGGGACAGACAACCCTTGACGAGGTTTTGAGAGTCTGCTGA
- the gspG gene encoding type II secretion system major pseudopilin GspG: MFRLKARRSDMHNGRPCERRRRREGGFTLIEILIVVIIIGLIASLIAPNLIGRYERSREEIAKTQVEMLSSGVLSFKLDVGRYPSTLEELIKSTDAKWRGPYLSKQTVPRDPWDQEYQYKVPGEHGPFDLYSLGPNGKLDEKSAKNW; the protein is encoded by the coding sequence ATGTTCCGATTAAAAGCAAGGCGGAGTGATATGCACAACGGGCGCCCATGTGAAAGAAGACGCAGGAGAGAAGGGGGATTTACCCTGATTGAAATCCTCATCGTCGTCATCATCATCGGCCTTATCGCTTCCCTCATAGCCCCCAATCTGATCGGACGCTATGAGCGTTCCAGGGAAGAAATTGCGAAAACCCAGGTGGAAATGCTTTCATCCGGGGTTCTGTCCTTCAAGCTGGATGTCGGCCGCTACCCATCGACCCTGGAGGAACTGATCAAGTCGACGGATGCCAAATGGCGGGGGCCATACCTTTCCAAGCAGACCGTGCCCAGGGATCCCTGGGATCAGGAATATCAGTACAAAGTTCCCGGCGAACACGGCCCCTTTGACCTTTACTCTCTCGGCCCGAACGGCAAGCTGGATGAAAAATCAGCAAAGAACTGGTAG